In Citrus sinensis cultivar Valencia sweet orange chromosome 4, DVS_A1.0, whole genome shotgun sequence, one DNA window encodes the following:
- the LOC102619914 gene encoding uncharacterized protein LOC102619914, whose amino-acid sequence MAGTKSLKDYLKKYESNSNEEEKKKKKKKKKKMMKKTDSTHAAGVLIVDEDPVWQKPVNLEEEDDGNDSADEEKPQVDEDIEVKRMKRLEQLRLRRPYNGIAEDGSGWVSLDTLPPGSQKPDSDMSPPRKQRTRNDSPSPEPEPRPPASARDTTDLSPPQQWQNRRDTSLHDSDPKSAHSCGLNSDLSPPHKRRAGNDSPSPELREKPARESSDLSPPRQRRRRYHTPSPEPEQKIGKSRGLDSDLSPPRKRRARNDTPELEPGLKPAGEDADLSPPRQPRKHHNTPSPEPEISVSRRVERGSSNRGSDLSPRRRNKKDPTSGKPGLPVVPDLSPPRKIQKDEKGIQRTGLITGKDISEEISNRKKEDLLRFQELDPSVTGLGAEAVYRDKKGGRISKEVYLKSKEKRKEKPEEKKLEWGKGLAQKQEAEARLRELELEKEKPFARTRDDPELDKIMKDRIRWGDPMAHLVKRKHSEPVLQDLGENEKMKESGFVIPQDIPSHSWIKRGLDAAPNRYGIRPGRHWDGVDRSNGYEKQLFKRTNEKQATQREAYLWSVADM is encoded by the exons ATGGCGGGAACAAAGTCACTGAAAGactatcttaaaaaatatgagagtAACAGTAacgaagaagagaagaaaaagaagaagaagaagaagaagaagatgatgaagaaaacAGATTCTACGCATGCTGCAGGAGTTCTAATTGTTGATGAAGATCCTGTTTGGCAAAAACCTGTAaatcttgaagaagaagatgatgggAATGATTCAGCTG ATGAAGAGAAGCCCCAAGTTGATGAGGACATCGAAGTGAAGCGAATGAAGCGGCTGGAGCAACTTAGGTTGAGAAGACCTTATAATGGGATAGCGGAGGATGGCAGCGGCTGGGTTTCACTTGATACTCTACCCCCGGGCTCACAGAAACCAGATTCTGATATGTCCCCCCCTCGTAAACAGAGGACTCGTAATGACAGTCCTTCACCGGAACCTGAACCAAGGCCACCAGCTTCTGCAAGAGATACTACTGATTTATCACCTCCACAACAATGGCAGAATCGCCGTGATACTTCATTGCATGATTCTGACCCAAAATCTGCTCATTCCTGTGGTTTGAATTCTGATCTATCTCCACCACATAAACGACGGGCTGGAAATGACTCACCTTCTCCAGAACTCAGAGAGAAGCCTGCCAGAGAAAGTTCCGATTTGTCTCCTCCAAGGCAGCGGCGGAGACGATATCATACCCCATCACCTGAACCCGAGCAAAAAATTGGAAAGTCCAGAGGATTGGATTCTGATTTATCTCCGCCTCGGAAACGTAGGGCTAGGAATGACACACCTGAACTTGAACCTGGTCTTAAACCTGCAGGAGAGGATGCTGACTTGTCTCCTCCACGTCAGCCACGGAAACACCACAATACTCCATCACCTGAACCTGAAATTTCTGTTTCTAGACGAGTTGAACGGGGCTCCTCTAATCGAGGCAGTGATCTCTCTCCCCGGCGGAGAAATAAGAAGGATCCCACTAGTGGTAAACCTGGATTGCCTGTGGTCCCTGACCTTTCTCCACCTAGGAAGATTCAAAAAGATGAAAAGGGGATTCAAAGAACAGGATTAATTACTGGAAAAGATATCAGTGAAGAAATTTCTAATAGAAAGAAGGAGGATTTGTTGAG gtTTCAAGAGCTGGATCCTTCTGTAACTGGACTTGGTGCAGAAGCTGTATATCGTGATAAGAAAG GAGGACGCATATCGAAGGAGGTGTATTtgaaatcaaaagaaaaaagaaaagaaaaaccagaG GAGAAAAAATTGGAATGGGGCAAGGGCTTGGCTCAAAAACAGGAAGCTGAAGCTAGATTGCGCGAATTAGAACTTGAGAAGGAGAAACCCTTTGCACGAACTAG AGATGATCCTGAACTGGACAAAATAATGAAGGATAGAATAAGATGGGGAGATCCAATGGCTCATTTGGTCAAG AGGAAGCATTCTGAGCCGGTCCTTCAAGACCTAGGAGAAAACGAGAAGATGAAAGAATCGGGGTTTGTAATTCCTCAAGACATTCCTAGTCACAGCTGGATAAAAAGAGGATTAGATGCTGCACCAAATCGATATGGTATACGACCAGGAAGACACTGGGATGGTGTCGATCGTAGTAATG